From one Triticum aestivum cultivar Chinese Spring chromosome 4B, IWGSC CS RefSeq v2.1, whole genome shotgun sequence genomic stretch:
- the LOC123095022 gene encoding uncharacterized protein: protein MSGMMAAGRSRMFIPLRPRALSQQRTLLAGLAAAFAVTLLCILLLLSSLPAASSPPPRRRHDIDTTSRTARSPPAHCGAMSASLGEFGDMMVSMLPRDLAFTAFVPSPESFRRVLRLRHNDSAAGLKASDDTYAVISRVLGFSAVPLRLRSGDVALRGTARLLDLDSVSGLKVHAWRDVDGALVVNGVRSECVDIVRDETVVHVMAGVLMDAEFERSLSLQN, encoded by the coding sequence ATGAGTGGCATGATGGCGGCAGGGAGGAGCAGGATGTTCATCCCTCTCAGGCCACGGGCGCTCTCGCAGCAACGCACTCTCCTTGCCGGCCTCGCCGCCGCCTTCGCGGTCACCCTACTCTGCATCCTCCTCCTGCTCTCCTCCCttcccgccgcctcctcgccaccgCCCCGCCGGCGCCACGACATCGACACAACATCCAGGACCGCGCGTAGTCCTCCCGCTCATTGCGGCGCGATGAGCGCGAGCCTGGGGGAGTTCGGCGACATGATGGTGTCCATGCTCCCGAgggacctcgccttcaccgccttTGTGCCCTCGCCGGAGTCGTTCCGCCGCGTTCTCAGGCTGCGGCACAACGACAGCGCCGCGGGGCTGAAGGCCAGCGACGACACCTACGCCGTCATCTCTCGCGTGCTCGGCTTCTCCGCCGTGCCTCTGCGCCTGCGCTCCGGGGACGTGGCTCTGCGCGGGACGGCGCGGCTGCTGGACCTGGACTCCGTGTCCGGACTGAAGGTGCACGCGTGGAGGGACGTGGACGGGGCTCTCGTCGTCAACGGCGTGCGGTCGGAGTGCGTCGATATCGTCAGGGACGAGACCGTGGTCCATGTCATGGCGGGGGTCCTCATGGACGCCGAGTTCGAGCGATCTCTTTCCCTTCAGAATTAG